TGGGGAAAACTGCTATATGTCACGCTTCCCAGCATCCGAACCACGATTGTCACCATGTTACTGCTTAACCTGTCACACGTACTGATGATCTTCGAACAAGTCCTTGTCATGTATAATGCTGCCGTTTATGATGTTGCAGATGTCCTGCAAACCTATGTGTTCAGGGAAGGCCTTCTGGCAGGGGATATCGGCTACTCTATTGCCGTCGGAATGTTTACCTCCCTTATCAGCTTGGTCCTGGTCATGTCGACCAACAAGGCAAGCAGCAAGTTCCTCGACGAACCAATTCTATAGGAGAAAGGAATATGAAAAAGACACAGGCAATACAAGAATCTTCAGGCAGAAAAATCTTCTTATTCTTGAACTGGGTAATTCTGGGCATCATTTGTTTGATTTTCATCATTCCTATCTGGAACGTGTTGATTACATCCTTTGCCACAGATATTGAGGTTATGGGAAATGACTATCTGCTTGTTCCCCATTCCTTCACCCTCAATAATTATTTCAGGGTCTTCAACAGCGGCTACATGGGGGCCTTCAAGAACTCCCTCTTTGTTGCCATCCTAGGGACCCTGCTTTCCATGTTCATCACGGTTCCCATGGGGTTTGCCCTTGCCCAGAAACAGTTGATGGGACGAAGCCTCATCATGAAAATCATAGTATTTACCATGATTTTCGATGCAGGGATTATGCCCTTCTATATCGTGGTAAAATCCTTGGGCTTGATAAACAGCATGGCCGCTATCATCCTCCCCATGGCTGTCTCGACATTCAATTTGATAATTATCAAGAACTTCATGATGGGAATCCCCGAATCGCTTATAGAATCGGCAACCCTGGATGGGTGCAATGACATGGGAATCCTTGTGAGAATCGTGGTTCCTCTATCTGTATCGATTATCTCTGCCATCACCCTGTTCTATTTCGTCAGTTACTGGAACCGGTATTTTGAGGTAATCATGTTCATAAATGATAGCAGGAAGTATACCTTGCAGGTTGTGCTGCGAGGCTTGATGTTTGAATCTGACGATTCCCTCGGGGGTGGTTCCTATGTCTACAACAACTTGAAAATGGCAGTCATGGTTCTGGGGATGTTGCCTGTCTTGGTTATCTATCCTTTTGTCCAAAGGCATTTTGTCTCAGGTCTAATAGTCGGCGGAGTCAAAGGTTGATCTAGATTATCCACAGTTCAATCAGAAGAACCCGTTCTATCAGAAAGGAAAAGCGCAGGCGATTCTCCTCTTGCAGGAAGATTTTCAGATAACCAGGAACCATCCATGCTCCTTTGCCGCTTCTTTTCCAGAACGCAAAGGAGCATCTGCAATAGAGTAGAAGCTCTTTTCAAAGAAGGC
The sequence above is a segment of the Sphaerochaeta pleomorpha str. Grapes genome. Coding sequences within it:
- a CDS encoding carbohydrate ABC transporter permease, whose protein sequence is MKKTQAIQESSGRKIFLFLNWVILGIICLIFIIPIWNVLITSFATDIEVMGNDYLLVPHSFTLNNYFRVFNSGYMGAFKNSLFVAILGTLLSMFITVPMGFALAQKQLMGRSLIMKIIVFTMIFDAGIMPFYIVVKSLGLINSMAAIILPMAVSTFNLIIIKNFMMGIPESLIESATLDGCNDMGILVRIVVPLSVSIISAITLFYFVSYWNRYFEVIMFINDSRKYTLQVVLRGLMFESDDSLGGGSYVYNNLKMAVMVLGMLPVLVIYPFVQRHFVSGLIVGGVKG